The Mycolicibacterium cosmeticum sequence AGGCCGAGGCGGTGACCACTACCGCCACGCCGCAGTTCGAGGTCATGTATCTGCTCAGCGACTGCCGCCAGGACGGCGCCGGACGGCTGCGCGGGCTGCTGGACGGTCTCGGTGATTCGGTGGCCATCGGCGACGCCGGCGCCGGGCGGTTCTCGGTACACGTGCACACCGACGACGCGGGCGGCGCCGTCGAGGCGGGCCTGTCGGTCGGGTCGTTGAGCCGGATCCAGATCACCGCGCTGGCCGGGGCGCACCCGCACGCGCACCGGACCCGGGACCGTGCCGTGCTCGCGGTGGTCGACGGCGACGGAGCGGCGGAGTTGTTCACCGGTGAGGGCGCCCGCGTGCTGCGGGCCGGTGCCACCCCGATCACCGCCCAGCAGTTGTTGCGGGCGCTGGTCGAGGCGGATGCCGCGCAGGTGATGCTGTTGCCCAACGGCTATATCGCCGCCGAGGAACTGGTCGCCGGCTGCACCGCGGCGACCGGCTGGGGTATCGACGTGGTCCCGGTCCCGGCGGCGTCCATGGTGCAGGGGCTGGCCGCGCTGGCGGTGCACGACGCCGGCCGCCAGACCGTCGACGACGGCTACACCATGGCGCGGGCCGCCGCCGCCACCCGGCACGGGTCGGTGCGGGTGGCCGCCGAGTCGGCGCTGACGTGGGCGGGGGCGTGCAAGGCGGGCGACGGACTGGGCATCACCGGTGACGAGGTACTGATCGTCGCGCACGATATCGCCACTGCGGCATCGGGTTTGGTGGATCTGCTGTTGGCGTCCGGCGGCGAGCTGGTGACGGTGCTGATGGCCGCGGGTGTCGACGACACGGTCGGTGACCAACTCCGCAAACACGTGCACGAACGGCATCTGGGTATCGAGGTGACGTGTTATCGCACCGGCCATGACGGGGACGCACTGCTGATCGGAGTGGAATAGGCGTGGTCGCGCTCGGAGATCGCTTGGTCAACGTCCTGGGGGCGAAGGCCGCCGCCAAGTTGGAGGAGGCGTTCGGTCTGCAGACCGTCAACGACCTGCTGCGGCACTTCCCGCGCAAGTACAGCGACGGCATCTCGGTCAGCGGCGAGGGTGAGGACCTCGAACTCGCGGAGGGTGATCACGTCACCCTGGTCGACGTCATCACCGAGACGGTGGCCAAACCGATGCGCCGCCAACCCGGTAAGCGGCAGCGGATGTACCTGCGGGTCACCCTCGGCAACCGTAGGCCCGAGGTGACGGCCACCTTCTTCAATGCCGACTATCTGATGAAGGATCTGGTGAAGGGCACTCGGCTGATGATGTCGGGTGAGGTCAAGTTCTTCCGGCAGACCGTGCAACTGGACCATCCGGCGTTCCTGGTGCTCGAATCCCCGAGCGGCCGCACCATCGGTACCAAATCACTGAAGACCATCGCCGAGACCTCCGGCGCCGATGATCTGCTGGCCGCCTTCGACCGGGAGTTCTTCCCGATCTATCCGGCGACCGCCAAGGTGCAGAGCTGGGACGTGTACGGGTGTGTGCGGCAGGTGCTCGCCGTGCTGGACCCGGTGCCCGAGGTGCTTCCGGAAGAGATTGTGCGGCAATGGAATCTGATCTCCGAAGATCAGGCGTTGCGCGCTGTTCACCTGGCGCAGAACTCGATGGAGCGGGCCCGGGCGCAGGAGCGGCTGGCGGTCGACGAAGCCGTCGGCCTGCAATGGGCGCTGGTGTCGCGGCGCTACAGCGAACTGGGCGAGACCGGCCCGGCCGCCCCGCGACGCGACGACGGCCTGGCCGCGGCCCTGCTGCGGCAGCTGCCGTTCGAGCTGACCGCCGGGCAGCGGGAGGTGCTCGACGTCATCTCCGCCGACCTGGCGGGTACTCGGCCGATGAACCGGATGCTGCAGGGTGAGGTCGGTTCCGGCAAGACCATCGTCTCGGTGCTGGCCATGATGCAGATGGTGGATGCGGGTTTTCAGTGCGCACTGTTGGCGCCCACCGAGGTGCTGGCCGCCCAGCACGCCCGGTCCGTGCGGTCGGTGCTCGGCCCGCTGGCCACCGCGGGGGAGCTCGGCGCGCCCGACGGTGCCACCCGGGTGGCGTTGCTCACCGGATCGATGTCGCCACAACAGAAGCGTCAGGTGCGTGACGAGATCGCCACCGGCGCAGCGGGTATCGTCATCGGCACGCACGCGCTCATCCAGGAGTCGGTGGAATTCCACCAGCTCGGCTTGGTGGTCGTCGACGAGCAGCATCGATTCGGGGTGGAGCAGCGGGACCGGTTGCGGGCCAAGGCAACCGGCGGCATCACGCCGCACCTGTTGGTCATGACGGCCACCCCGATCCCGCGGACCATCGCGCTGACGGTGTTCGGTGACCTGGAGACCTCGACGCTGCGGGAGCTGCCGCGGGGCCGTCAGCCCATCGTCACCAATGCCGTGTTCACCAAGGACAAACCGGCCTGGCTGGACCGGGTGTGGGCCCGGATCCGCGAAGAGGTGGCCGCCGGCCGGCAGGCGTA is a genomic window containing:
- a CDS encoding DAK2 domain-containing protein, whose product is MSGARLDAPGLRGWAHDAVGHLITHTDEINRLNVFPVADSDTGTNMLFTMRSAVVWADDRAGDDAASGVAGVAAALAEGALHGARGNSGVILSQILRALAEVTSGRGVTEIDGPVLAEALRRAEGLVVASMGEAVPGTIVSVLQAAAGAAEQQAGAGADVSSVVGAAAEAAATALARTTDQLDVLAEAGVVDAGGRGLLVLLDAMTATLTGTAPRRPSYQPAAGQAEAVTTTATPQFEVMYLLSDCRQDGAGRLRGLLDGLGDSVAIGDAGAGRFSVHVHTDDAGGAVEAGLSVGSLSRIQITALAGAHPHAHRTRDRAVLAVVDGDGAAELFTGEGARVLRAGATPITAQQLLRALVEADAAQVMLLPNGYIAAEELVAGCTAATGWGIDVVPVPAASMVQGLAALAVHDAGRQTVDDGYTMARAAAATRHGSVRVAAESALTWAGACKAGDGLGITGDEVLIVAHDIATAASGLVDLLLASGGELVTVLMAAGVDDTVGDQLRKHVHERHLGIEVTCYRTGHDGDALLIGVE
- the recG gene encoding ATP-dependent DNA helicase RecG, whose translation is MVALGDRLVNVLGAKAAAKLEEAFGLQTVNDLLRHFPRKYSDGISVSGEGEDLELAEGDHVTLVDVITETVAKPMRRQPGKRQRMYLRVTLGNRRPEVTATFFNADYLMKDLVKGTRLMMSGEVKFFRQTVQLDHPAFLVLESPSGRTIGTKSLKTIAETSGADDLLAAFDREFFPIYPATAKVQSWDVYGCVRQVLAVLDPVPEVLPEEIVRQWNLISEDQALRAVHLAQNSMERARAQERLAVDEAVGLQWALVSRRYSELGETGPAAPRRDDGLAAALLRQLPFELTAGQREVLDVISADLAGTRPMNRMLQGEVGSGKTIVSVLAMMQMVDAGFQCALLAPTEVLAAQHARSVRSVLGPLATAGELGAPDGATRVALLTGSMSPQQKRQVRDEIATGAAGIVIGTHALIQESVEFHQLGLVVVDEQHRFGVEQRDRLRAKATGGITPHLLVMTATPIPRTIALTVFGDLETSTLRELPRGRQPIVTNAVFTKDKPAWLDRVWARIREEVAAGRQAYVVASRIDETEKSANEQGPPPITVLQLLDFLRGGPLSDLRLGLMHGRLPAEEKDAVMSAFRAGEIDVLVCTTVIEVGVDVPNSTVMVVMDAERFGISQLHQLRGRIGRGEHPSLCLLVSRTHESSKAGERLRAVAGTLDGFALADLDLQERREGDVLGYSQSGRRMTLHFLSLADHRQLIEEAREFCQSAYEANPRRPGLDVLAAQFTDTERVQYLDMS